Proteins found in one Leptospira neocaledonica genomic segment:
- a CDS encoding GMC family oxidoreductase: protein MGAIPEANYKIITPEKHESLIKENGIKDGVWKLQAEAVIIGSGAGGAVVAATLAKAGWKVVLIEEGGYFTPAKFTGDEFLSQARLYRDAGFIIAEEQTLSILQGRTVGGSTTVNWQTSLYPPDYVTNEWDSRFGWKGYGRQEMDAYISEVHERIGVHEVPPNLINANNNTLMKGGKALGLHPEVLKNNNRGCIGLGRCGLGCPINAKQSAFLTWIPDAIEAGATVISNMRAQYVQDGDIKTVVAEFTPDPYEKAPSNVLEKVVIEAPVVIVSAGAIEGPALLQRSGLGNDWVGRNLKVHPTSTNFAIFDETINMFSGPPQSAVIKDGHNQDNTGYGYWLEVAPFRPTLASSLIPFYGQRQFDAMKKYPNMSAGIVLVRDGADGEANASVKWSLGRRKVYFEITPTDGKNLLKGLKALAEVQVAAGAKAIIFPFPDVEDPIPVDKNSKFDWILDKSIEPGKIAIGSAHPHGSIQAAKSPDLGAVDLDFQLFGHKNIFVMDASVYPTGLSVNPQITTMSVNLRAARALAQRKAEVLGNK, encoded by the coding sequence ATGGGAGCGATTCCTGAAGCAAATTATAAGATCATCACTCCGGAAAAACATGAATCTTTGATCAAAGAAAACGGGATCAAAGACGGAGTTTGGAAATTACAAGCAGAAGCAGTTATTATTGGTTCCGGAGCGGGAGGAGCGGTAGTCGCTGCCACTCTTGCAAAAGCAGGATGGAAAGTAGTCCTGATCGAAGAAGGTGGATATTTCACTCCTGCAAAATTCACAGGAGATGAGTTTCTTTCCCAAGCTCGACTCTATAGAGATGCAGGATTTATTATAGCGGAAGAACAAACACTATCCATTCTACAAGGTAGAACTGTAGGTGGTTCTACCACTGTAAACTGGCAAACTTCTCTTTATCCTCCTGATTACGTGACGAATGAATGGGATTCCCGTTTCGGCTGGAAAGGTTACGGAAGACAGGAAATGGACGCTTATATTTCCGAAGTCCACGAAAGAATCGGTGTCCACGAAGTTCCTCCGAATTTGATCAATGCAAACAACAATACTTTGATGAAAGGTGGAAAAGCTCTAGGTCTACATCCAGAAGTATTAAAAAATAATAATAGAGGCTGTATTGGTCTCGGCCGCTGCGGTTTAGGTTGCCCCATTAACGCAAAACAATCTGCATTCTTAACTTGGATCCCTGATGCGATCGAAGCAGGTGCAACTGTAATCTCAAATATGAGAGCACAATACGTCCAAGACGGAGATATTAAAACTGTAGTTGCAGAATTCACTCCTGATCCTTACGAAAAGGCTCCAAGCAATGTTTTGGAAAAAGTAGTGATCGAAGCTCCTGTAGTGATCGTAAGTGCCGGGGCAATCGAAGGCCCTGCGTTATTACAAAGATCCGGACTAGGAAATGATTGGGTGGGAAGAAATCTAAAAGTTCATCCTACAAGTACGAACTTTGCGATCTTTGATGAGACGATCAATATGTTCTCCGGGCCTCCTCAATCTGCAGTGATCAAAGACGGTCATAACCAAGACAATACTGGTTACGGATATTGGTTAGAAGTAGCACCTTTCCGTCCTACATTAGCAAGTTCATTGATTCCTTTTTATGGACAGAGACAATTCGATGCCATGAAGAAGTATCCAAACATGAGCGCAGGGATTGTGCTTGTTCGTGACGGAGCAGATGGCGAAGCAAACGCTTCTGTGAAATGGTCTTTAGGAAGAAGAAAAGTATATTTCGAGATCACTCCAACTGACGGTAAAAATTTACTTAAAGGTCTAAAAGCATTGGCAGAAGTACAAGTTGCCGCAGGTGCAAAGGCGATTATATTCCCATTCCCTGACGTGGAAGACCCAATCCCAGTAGATAAAAATTCCAAGTTCGATTGGATTTTAGATAAGAGTATAGAACCTGGAAAGATCGCGATCGGTTCTGCTCACCCTCATGGTTCTATCCAAGCAGCTAAGTCACCCGACCTAGGTGCGGTGGATCTGGATTTCCAACTCTTCGGTCATAAGAATATTTTCGTAATGGATGCTTCTGTGTATCCTACAGGATTATCCGTAAATCCTCAAATTACGACAATGAGTGTGAATCTGAGAGCTGCAAGAGCCTTAGCACAAAGAAAGGCAGAGGTTTTAGGAAATAAATAA